A single region of the Prochlorococcus marinus str. MIT 0917 genome encodes:
- a CDS encoding tetratricopeptide repeat protein, whose amino-acid sequence MIERKKDQKQKVPEVKTFAVPFILGEVKENISINLNTPSKISKEQIINQAFKFHSEGNIPEAVKYYQLFINQGLEDYRVFSNYGIILKGFGKLKEAEISYRKAIELHPDFADAYLNLGDLLRDLSNLEEAELYTRKAIKINPDFADANSNLGIILKDLGNLKEAELYTRKAIKINPDLADSHSNLGIILNNIGKSQEAELSIRKAIKLNPNLADAHLTLGNILRDLGKLEEAEISQRKAIELKPDFAEAYSNLASLLLQRMKFKEGWDYYEWRWKVHDKDNYIGEKLVTSKPEWSLISKGRVLLWGEQGIGDQILFTSLIPELVQKVDKLIVKVDKRLIPLLQRSFDKNIIYFDQNDFISEDKYDFQIAMGSLPRLLITNKESLTKSNKTYLKVDDKKSHNFRKQLRNLKFEKIIGISWKSMSKINKDKSLSLEEFILGIHSPSFCFVNLQYGDTTDEIINLKKKYDINIIDIDEVDTFNDIDDLASLINACDQIVTIENLISDLAGAIGINSLILLNNKSHWRFGQTNDYSYWFPLQKLFRKNQSQTWDNTLNQIQKDLISENNKIHTSI is encoded by the coding sequence GTGATTGAAAGAAAAAAAGATCAAAAGCAAAAAGTTCCTGAAGTTAAAACATTCGCTGTTCCATTTATTTTAGGAGAAGTCAAAGAAAATATTTCCATTAATTTAAATACTCCTTCTAAAATATCTAAAGAACAAATAATTAACCAAGCATTTAAATTTCATTCAGAAGGTAATATTCCAGAAGCAGTAAAATATTATCAACTTTTTATAAATCAAGGGTTAGAAGATTACAGAGTTTTCTCTAATTATGGAATCATCTTAAAAGGTTTTGGCAAATTAAAAGAAGCAGAAATCTCATACCGTAAAGCTATTGAACTTCATCCTGATTTTGCAGATGCTTATTTAAATCTGGGAGATTTATTGAGAGATCTTAGCAACTTAGAAGAAGCAGAATTATATACTCGTAAAGCTATTAAAATTAATCCTGATTTTGCAGATGCTAATTCCAATTTGGGAATAATTTTGAAAGATCTTGGTAACTTAAAAGAGGCAGAATTATATACTCGTAAAGCTATTAAAATTAATCCTGATTTAGCAGATTCACATTCCAATTTGGGAATCATTTTAAATAATATTGGCAAATCACAAGAAGCAGAATTATCTATTAGAAAAGCTATTAAACTCAATCCTAATTTAGCAGATGCTCATTTAACTTTGGGAAACATATTAAGAGATCTTGGCAAATTAGAAGAAGCTGAAATATCACAGCGTAAAGCAATTGAACTGAAACCTGATTTTGCAGAGGCATACTCTAATCTTGCTAGTCTTCTTTTACAAAGAATGAAATTTAAAGAAGGTTGGGATTATTATGAATGGAGATGGAAAGTACATGATAAGGACAATTATATTGGAGAAAAATTAGTTACATCAAAACCTGAGTGGTCACTAATCAGTAAAGGTAGGGTTTTGCTTTGGGGCGAGCAAGGAATAGGAGATCAAATTCTATTTACATCTTTAATACCTGAATTAGTACAAAAAGTTGATAAATTAATTGTTAAAGTTGATAAAAGATTGATTCCTTTATTGCAAAGATCTTTCGATAAGAATATAATTTATTTTGATCAAAATGATTTTATTAGTGAAGATAAATATGATTTCCAAATTGCAATGGGTTCCCTACCTAGGTTACTAATAACTAACAAAGAAAGCTTGACAAAAAGTAATAAGACATATCTAAAAGTAGATGATAAAAAGTCTCATAACTTTAGAAAGCAATTAAGAAATTTAAAATTTGAAAAAATTATAGGCATTTCTTGGAAATCGATGTCAAAAATCAATAAAGATAAATCATTATCCCTTGAAGAATTTATTCTAGGAATTCATTCTCCATCATTTTGTTTTGTTAATCTTCAGTATGGTGATACTACTGATGAAATTATTAATCTAAAGAAAAAATATGATATTAATATTATTGATATAGATGAAGTGGATACTTTTAATGATATTGATGACCTTGCATCTCTAATCAATGCATGTGATCAAATAGTAACCATTGAAAATTTAATCTCAGACCTGGCAGGTGCAATTGGTATCAATAGCTTGATTTTACTAAATAATAAAAGTCATTGGAGATTTGGACAAACTAATGATTACAGTTATTGGTTTCCATTGCAAAAGCTATTTAGAAAAAATCAGTCTCAGACATGGGATAACACTTTAAATCAAATCCAGAAAGATTTAATTAGCGAAAACAATAAGATTCACACTTCCATTTGA
- a CDS encoding tetratricopeptide repeat protein, translated as MIERKKDQKQKVPEVKTFAVPFILGEVKENISINLNTPSKPSSEKIIKQAIDFHLKGNINEAAKYYQNLIDQGLKDHRVFYNYGIILQDLGKSQEAEKFYRTAIEYNPSYADAHFNLGNILTEMGKLKEAEISYMKTIELKPNFAESYSNLGTILIELGRLKEAEISFRKGIELNPSHAESYSNLGTILIKLGRLKEAETVTCKAIEINPEYALANYNLGTILTSLDRLEEAEYYTLKAIQINPNLAEAFYNLGFILKILGRFKEAEISIRKSINLNPNFADAFYTLANIQLRKGEYESGLENYEYRFKIDNPSKVHANPKINRIDDRKLNKGEKLLVVTEQGLGDTILFMRYIPYLKKLGIEVSFCAQEKLHTLIKSSGIDPNPLFSYQVDSISEGQWIPLLSLPRYLKVNPKNPIITKPYVSARQELNYKWVEKLSNETLPIIGINWQGNPYIEKGFYAGRSIPLETFGTILKKNNIKFLSLQKGYGSEQLKHCSFRKHFVACQDEIDSILDFEEHAAIINSCDLVISNDSCAATLAASMGKKVCLLMKNISFWAWGIKGDSTFWYPSMRLFRQNERNNWEEVMERVSTALKEEMEVEA; from the coding sequence GTGATTGAAAGAAAAAAAGATCAAAAGCAAAAAGTTCCTGAAGTTAAAACATTCGCTGTTCCATTTATTTTAGGAGAAGTCAAAGAAAATATTTCCATTAATTTAAATACTCCTTCTAAACCTTCTTCAGAAAAAATAATTAAACAAGCAATAGATTTTCATTTAAAAGGAAATATTAACGAAGCGGCAAAATATTATCAAAATTTAATAGATCAAGGATTAAAGGACCACAGAGTTTTTTATAATTATGGAATAATATTGCAAGATCTTGGGAAATCACAAGAAGCAGAAAAGTTCTATCGTACAGCTATTGAATATAATCCTAGCTACGCTGACGCTCATTTCAATCTTGGAAATATATTAACAGAAATGGGTAAGTTAAAAGAAGCAGAGATATCCTATATGAAAACAATTGAACTTAAACCAAATTTTGCAGAATCATATTCTAATTTGGGAACTATTTTGATTGAACTTGGGAGATTAAAAGAAGCAGAAATATCATTTAGAAAAGGAATTGAACTTAACCCAAGTCATGCAGAATCATATTCAAACTTGGGAACTATTTTGATTAAACTTGGGAGATTAAAAGAAGCAGAAACAGTGACATGTAAAGCCATTGAAATAAATCCTGAATATGCCTTAGCAAATTATAATCTTGGAACAATCTTGACAAGTTTAGATAGATTAGAGGAAGCAGAATATTATACTCTAAAAGCTATTCAAATAAATCCTAATTTAGCAGAGGCTTTTTATAATCTTGGATTCATATTGAAAATCCTTGGAAGATTTAAGGAGGCTGAAATATCTATACGAAAATCTATTAATCTAAATCCTAATTTTGCAGATGCTTTTTATACCTTAGCAAACATTCAGCTACGTAAAGGAGAATATGAATCTGGTCTAGAAAATTATGAATATAGATTTAAAATCGATAACCCCTCAAAAGTACATGCTAATCCAAAAATTAATCGAATAGATGATAGAAAACTAAACAAGGGAGAAAAGCTTTTAGTTGTGACTGAACAAGGCTTAGGCGACACTATTCTATTTATGAGGTATATTCCTTATCTTAAAAAACTAGGCATAGAAGTTTCATTTTGTGCCCAGGAAAAATTACATACATTGATCAAATCCTCTGGAATTGATCCCAATCCATTGTTTTCATATCAAGTTGATTCAATTTCAGAAGGTCAATGGATCCCGCTTTTATCTTTACCACGATATCTAAAGGTTAACCCAAAAAATCCAATCATTACCAAACCATATGTCAGCGCAAGACAAGAACTTAACTATAAATGGGTGGAGAAACTTTCTAATGAAACATTACCAATCATTGGAATTAATTGGCAAGGAAACCCATATATAGAAAAAGGTTTTTATGCTGGACGATCAATTCCTCTAGAAACTTTTGGAACTATTCTTAAGAAAAATAATATCAAGTTTCTTTCTTTACAAAAGGGTTATGGATCAGAACAACTGAAACATTGTTCTTTTAGAAAGCATTTTGTTGCTTGCCAAGATGAAATTGACAGTATTTTGGACTTTGAAGAACATGCTGCAATAATTAATAGCTGTGACTTAGTTATTAGCAATGACAGTTGCGCAGCTACTCTTGCAGCAAGCATGGGTAAAAAAGTGTGTTTACTTATGAAAAATATATCTTTTTGGGCTTGGGGAATTAAAGGAGATAGTACATTTTGGTATCCATCTATGAGGTTATTCCGACAAAATGAAAGAAACAATTGGGAAGAAGTTATGGAAAGAGTATCAACTGCACTTAAAGAAGAAATGGAAGTTGAAGCATGA
- a CDS encoding tetratricopeptide repeat protein yields the protein MSERNKDNKKERSKVKTFPVPFDLKVIQEDLTVHSNTPCKQSKEQIINQAFKFHSEGNIQEAKKYYQYFINQGFKDYMVFSNYGILLKKLGKSQEAELFTRKAIEHNPNFAVAHSNLGKMLKDLGKSKDAELSIRKAIELNPDDSDAHFNLGVVLQDLSNLKEAEISTRKAIELNPNYAEAHLNLGNILSDLGKLEEAEISTRQAIELKPDFAEAHSNLGNILSDLGKLEEAEISTRQAIELKPNYVDAHLNLGNILNDLGKLEEAEISTRQAIELKPNYVDAHLNLGNILNDLGKLEEAELSARKATELKPDYAEAYSNLGNILSDLGKSEEAELSARKATELKPDFAEAHSNLGNILSDLGKLEEAELTARKATELKPDFAEAHSYLGNILKDLGQFKEAELSQRKAIELNPDYADFHLNLGSILIECGNLEEAEISTRKAIELKSDLVEAHSNLGVILKDIGKLEEAKKEFEKSLEIEPKDIYRLSDLMLTLSKMCLWDEIEKYLPYSNKIGIEGKSTEPLGLMYLEDNPINHLKRAVNFNQRHRREELPIISHQNNNKIKIGYFSSDFRNHAITHLIIRILELHDKSKFDIYAYSLSNINDNYTNRVKDAVYCFREIANLSDLEIVQLARKDKIDIAIDLNGITTFNRQSIFSYKLAPIQINYLGYPGTIGSESFDYIIADKIVIPEKNKKFYTEKVLYLKNTLVPHDNTKEISSYNFSREELGLPSIGFIFTCFNNIQKITRKEFNIWIRLLKKVDKSILWLMKPNHYAIKNIHRELINQGLQKDRVVFAEKMNLDEHLSRHSCADLFLDTFNYNAGTTASDSLWAGLPLITMLGKSYSARMAASILSSCDLKELITHTESEYESLAYELATNKDKLKKIRNKLKNKEDLILFNSNNYTKELENIFITLVKSNKYI from the coding sequence TTGAGTGAAAGAAACAAAGATAATAAGAAAGAAAGATCTAAAGTAAAAACATTCCCAGTGCCATTTGATTTAAAAGTAATCCAAGAAGATCTTACGGTTCATAGCAATACTCCTTGCAAACAATCAAAGGAACAAATAATTAATCAAGCATTTAAATTTCATTCAGAAGGTAATATTCAAGAAGCAAAAAAGTATTATCAATATTTCATTAACCAAGGCTTCAAAGACTACATGGTTTTTTCAAATTATGGAATCCTCCTGAAAAAACTTGGCAAATCACAAGAAGCAGAGTTATTTACTCGTAAAGCAATTGAACATAACCCTAATTTCGCTGTTGCTCATTCCAATCTGGGAAAAATGTTAAAAGATCTTGGCAAATCAAAAGATGCAGAATTATCTATTCGAAAAGCAATTGAATTGAATCCTGATGACTCAGATGCGCATTTTAATCTTGGAGTGGTTTTACAAGATCTTAGTAACTTAAAGGAAGCAGAAATATCAACTCGCAAAGCAATTGAACTCAATCCTAATTACGCAGAGGCGCATTTAAATCTGGGAAATATATTGAGTGATCTTGGGAAATTAGAAGAAGCAGAAATCTCCACTCGTCAAGCAATTGAACTCAAACCTGATTTCGCTGAAGCACATTCCAATCTGGGAAACATATTGAGTGATCTTGGGAAATTAGAAGAAGCAGAGATCTCCACTCGTCAAGCAATTGAACTCAAACCTAATTACGTAGACGCACATTTAAATCTGGGAAACATATTAAATGATCTTGGGAAATTAGAAGAAGCAGAGATCTCCACTCGTCAAGCAATTGAACTCAAACCTAATTACGTAGACGCACATTTAAATCTGGGAAACATATTAAATGATCTTGGAAAATTAGAAGAAGCAGAATTATCAGCTCGAAAAGCGACTGAACTCAAACCTGATTACGCAGAAGCATATTCCAATCTGGGAAATATATTGAGTGATCTTGGAAAATCAGAAGAAGCAGAATTATCAGCTCGAAAAGCGACTGAACTCAAACCTGATTTCGCTGAAGCACATTCCAATCTAGGCAATATATTGAGTGATCTTGGGAAATTAGAAGAAGCAGAATTAACAGCTCGAAAAGCAACTGAGCTCAAACCTGATTTCGCTGAAGCACATTCATATCTGGGAAATATATTAAAAGATCTAGGCCAATTTAAAGAAGCAGAGTTGTCACAACGAAAAGCAATTGAACTTAACCCTGATTACGCCGATTTCCATTTAAATCTAGGAAGCATATTGATTGAGTGTGGCAACTTAGAAGAAGCTGAAATATCAACACGCAAAGCAATTGAACTAAAATCAGATTTAGTTGAAGCACATTCTAATCTAGGAGTCATATTAAAAGATATTGGCAAATTAGAAGAAGCCAAAAAAGAATTTGAAAAAAGCCTAGAAATAGAACCCAAAGATATTTACCGCTTATCAGATCTAATGCTTACATTATCAAAAATGTGTTTGTGGGATGAAATAGAAAAATATTTACCTTATTCAAATAAAATTGGAATAGAGGGAAAATCCACAGAACCATTAGGGTTGATGTATCTAGAGGATAATCCCATAAATCATTTAAAAAGAGCAGTTAACTTTAATCAGAGACATCGAAGAGAAGAATTACCAATTATAAGTCATCAAAATAATAATAAAATTAAAATCGGATATTTTTCTTCCGATTTCAGAAATCATGCAATAACACATTTAATAATAAGAATATTAGAATTACATGATAAATCTAAATTCGATATATATGCTTATAGTCTTAGTAATATAAATGACAATTACACAAATAGAGTAAAGGATGCGGTTTATTGCTTTAGAGAAATAGCTAATTTAAGTGATCTTGAAATAGTTCAACTTGCCAGAAAAGATAAAATAGATATAGCAATAGATCTGAATGGAATAACAACATTCAATAGGCAATCAATTTTCTCTTACAAATTAGCCCCAATCCAAATCAATTATCTAGGTTATCCTGGTACTATTGGCTCAGAATCATTTGATTATATAATTGCAGATAAAATAGTAATACCAGAGAAAAACAAGAAATTCTATACCGAAAAAGTATTATATCTGAAAAACACACTAGTACCTCATGATAATACAAAAGAGATATCAAGTTACAATTTTAGTAGGGAAGAATTAGGTCTTCCATCTATTGGATTTATATTCACATGCTTTAATAATATCCAAAAAATTACCAGAAAAGAGTTTAATATATGGATTAGATTATTAAAGAAAGTTGACAAAAGCATACTTTGGTTGATGAAGCCAAATCACTATGCAATAAAAAATATACATAGGGAACTAATCAATCAGGGCTTACAGAAAGATAGAGTTGTATTCGCCGAAAAAATGAATTTAGATGAACATTTGTCAAGGCATTCATGCGCTGATTTATTCTTAGATACCTTTAATTATAATGCAGGAACTACTGCTTCTGATTCTTTGTGGGCAGGATTACCTCTAATAACAATGTTAGGCAAAAGTTACAGTGCTAGGATGGCAGCAAGCATTCTAAGTTCGTGTGATTTAAAAGAATTAATAACACATACTGAATCGGAATACGAATCGTTAGCATATGAACTAGCGACTAATAAAGACAAACTAAAGAAAATAAGAAATAAATTAAAAAATAAAGAAGATTTAATATTATTTAACTCTAACAATTACACTAAAGAATTAGAAAATATATTTATTACTTTAGTAAAATCGAATAAATATATCTGA
- a CDS encoding NAD-dependent epimerase/dehydratase family protein, which yields MKLSIYGSTGFIGSKFIKLYPSHINIKRENRNPLSNEILYFISSIDNSSIFTDTSIDVESNLSVLCEVLNYCKKKDIIFNFISSWYVYGKLDSLPAKEISLCKPKGFYSITKKCAEDMLITFSETFGIKYRIIRLCNVLGKGDKNISNNKNALLWMINKLKEDEQIELHDNGEHMREIIHIHDACKAIELICRKGALNEIYNVGLGKPISIGDFINLAKERIQSRSNIISINSPKFRSESVNKSFWMDINKIQSLGFNADFSHLDIINDLCN from the coding sequence ATGAAGCTATCAATTTATGGTTCGACTGGTTTTATTGGAAGTAAGTTTATAAAATTGTACCCTTCTCACATAAATATTAAACGTGAGAATAGAAATCCGTTAAGTAATGAGATCCTTTATTTTATTTCAAGCATCGATAATTCTAGTATATTTACTGATACATCAATTGATGTTGAAAGCAATTTATCAGTACTTTGTGAGGTTTTAAATTACTGTAAAAAAAAAGATATTATTTTTAATTTTATAAGTTCATGGTATGTTTATGGAAAGTTGGATTCTCTACCAGCTAAAGAAATCTCATTATGTAAACCCAAGGGATTTTATTCAATTACTAAGAAGTGTGCAGAAGATATGCTTATTACATTTAGTGAAACATTTGGTATCAAATATAGGATAATAAGATTATGTAATGTTTTAGGAAAGGGCGATAAAAATATATCAAATAATAAAAATGCATTACTATGGATGATTAATAAACTAAAAGAAGATGAGCAAATTGAATTGCATGACAATGGTGAGCATATGAGAGAAATAATACATATTCATGATGCTTGCAAAGCTATTGAATTAATTTGCAGGAAAGGGGCGCTAAATGAAATATATAATGTTGGCCTAGGCAAGCCAATTAGTATTGGAGATTTTATAAATTTGGCAAAGGAAAGAATCCAATCTAGATCAAATATAATATCCATAAATTCTCCTAAATTCCGATCAGAATCAGTAAATAAAAGTTTTTGGATGGATATTAATAAAATACAATCACTTGGATTTAATGCAGACTTCTCTCATTTAGATATAATTAATGATTTATGTAATTAA
- a CDS encoding tetratricopeptide repeat protein, translating to MKGFGKQHKHKKKKITANKRTPVRFPLGEIKENITVITNTDSQLSKERIFNQACKFHSEGNIQEAKKYYQYFINQGFKNHIVFSNYGNILHELGNSKEAVLLYRKAIKIKPDYTDFYYNLSIILKDIGNLEEAELSTRKAIELKPDYAEAHYNLGIILKDLGNLKQSELSYRNAIKIKPDYAEAHYNLGIILKDLGNLKQSELSYRNAIKIKPNYAEAHYNLGIILKDLGNLKQAELSYRNAIKIKPDYIEAHSNLGNILRDIDKLQEAELSYRNAIKIKPNYAEAHYNLGIILRDIVNLQEAELYTRKAIELKPDFAEAHSNLGNILRDIGNLQEAESSTRKAIELKPDFAEAHSNLGNLLRDIGNLQEAELYTRKAIELKPDFAEAHVNLGTILYDLGKVIDANKEYSLAFEKDPNNISFFINSRLRFSPIMNNIEQIDTERKEYKRQIKTLKNNEKIYYESKIIFQTSIFYLAYQNRLDDKVILEELNNTISKVKGLIFKGFSREKYLATSSRKNNLTLGICSEFLRENHTIGKLYTKVLLDLLKAGIEVNIYIPPNKFINSGLDLIKKGFKRVIFLPNSTQKASELIFSDNLDVLFYPDIGMSNYTYILASSRLALVQATSLGHPNTSGIKNIDYFITNDIVPHHPSSSYTERLIKLSRLPFNYPKPKINKSKLSSKNLVNSDNNFIIGLTQSLFKLHPDFDKVLESILSEIKNAYIILIKDKQDNTTTKLKTRWKQQSNLLIERSIFLNRMSKDDFINTTKNCHIMLDPFYFGSGNTFYEAMAFGIPFITYPYSQRGSLVASGYKQMGVKNPPIAQSPEDYINWCKEYAKNKLFLEKTKNDLKERAQKYLFNDNEIYKEYYIFFTEAVKIAEQGELLEDNWKPFA from the coding sequence ATGAAAGGTTTTGGTAAACAACATAAACATAAAAAGAAAAAAATAACAGCAAATAAAAGAACTCCAGTTCGATTTCCTTTAGGTGAAATCAAAGAGAATATTACTGTTATAACTAATACTGATTCTCAACTTTCTAAAGAACGAATATTTAATCAAGCATGTAAATTTCATTCAGAAGGTAATATTCAAGAAGCAAAAAAGTATTATCAATATTTCATTAATCAAGGCTTCAAAAACCACATAGTTTTTTCTAATTATGGAAACATATTACACGAACTTGGAAACTCAAAAGAAGCAGTATTATTGTACAGAAAAGCAATTAAAATCAAACCTGATTACACAGATTTTTATTACAACCTAAGTATAATATTAAAAGATATTGGCAACTTAGAAGAAGCTGAGTTATCTACTCGTAAAGCAATTGAACTTAAGCCTGATTATGCAGAAGCACATTACAACCTAGGTATAATATTAAAAGATCTTGGCAACTTAAAACAATCAGAATTATCATACCGCAATGCAATTAAAATTAAACCTGATTATGCAGAAGCACATTACAACCTAGGTATAATATTAAAAGATCTTGGCAACTTAAAACAATCAGAATTATCATACCGCAATGCAATTAAAATTAAACCTAATTACGCAGAAGCACATTACAACCTAGGTATAATATTAAAAGATCTTGGCAACTTAAAACAAGCAGAATTATCATACCGCAATGCAATTAAAATTAAACCTGATTACATAGAAGCTCATTCCAATCTTGGAAATATTTTGAGAGATATTGATAAGTTACAAGAAGCAGAATTATCATACCGTAATGCAATTAAAATAAAACCTAATTACGCAGAAGCCCATTACAACCTAGGCATAATATTGAGAGATATTGTTAACTTACAAGAAGCAGAATTATATACTCGTAAAGCAATTGAACTTAAGCCTGATTTCGCAGAGGCTCATTCGAATTTAGGAAACATATTGAGAGATATTGGTAACTTACAAGAAGCAGAATCATCTACTCGTAAAGCAATTGAACTTAAGCCTGATTTCGCAGAGGCTCATTCGAATTTAGGAAATCTATTGAGAGATATTGGTAACTTACAAGAAGCAGAATTATATACTCGTAAAGCAATTGAACTTAAGCCTGATTTCGCAGAGGCTCATGTGAATTTGGGAACCATTTTGTACGATCTTGGTAAAGTAATAGATGCAAATAAAGAATATTCACTTGCATTCGAAAAGGACCCAAACAATATTTCTTTTTTTATAAATTCTAGATTGAGATTCTCACCAATAATGAATAATATTGAACAGATAGATACTGAGCGTAAAGAATACAAAAGGCAAATCAAAACATTAAAGAATAATGAAAAAATCTATTATGAAAGCAAAATTATTTTTCAAACAAGTATTTTTTATCTTGCTTACCAAAACAGATTAGATGACAAGGTTATTCTCGAAGAACTGAATAATACAATATCCAAAGTAAAAGGACTAATATTTAAAGGGTTTTCGAGAGAAAAATATCTTGCCACTTCATCAAGAAAAAACAACTTAACGTTAGGTATTTGCTCTGAATTTCTTAGAGAGAATCATACCATCGGAAAATTATATACTAAAGTTCTATTAGATTTATTAAAAGCGGGTATTGAAGTTAATATTTATATACCACCTAATAAATTCATTAATTCAGGTCTAGACCTAATTAAAAAGGGCTTCAAAAGAGTTATCTTTCTTCCAAATTCAACACAGAAAGCAAGTGAATTAATATTTTCAGACAACCTAGATGTTTTATTTTACCCAGATATTGGGATGTCTAACTATACATATATTCTTGCATCATCAAGACTAGCTTTGGTTCAAGCAACCAGCCTAGGCCATCCAAATACATCTGGAATTAAGAATATAGATTATTTTATTACTAATGATATAGTCCCTCACCATCCATCATCTAGCTACACAGAGCGCTTAATTAAATTAAGTAGATTGCCTTTCAATTATCCTAAGCCAAAAATAAATAAATCAAAGTTATCTAGTAAAAATCTAGTTAATTCTGATAATAATTTTATAATCGGACTTACTCAGTCTTTATTTAAGCTTCATCCTGATTTCGATAAAGTACTTGAATCAATATTAAGCGAGATAAAGAATGCATATATTATACTTATAAAAGACAAGCAGGACAATACAACTACAAAATTAAAAACCAGATGGAAACAACAAAGTAATTTATTAATAGAAAGATCAATATTTCTTAATCGAATGTCTAAAGATGATTTTATTAATACCACAAAAAATTGTCACATTATGCTAGATCCATTCTATTTTGGAAGCGGTAATACTTTTTATGAAGCAATGGCCTTTGGCATTCCATTTATTACTTACCCATACAGTCAAAGAGGCAGTTTAGTTGCTTCAGGCTATAAACAGATGGGTGTAAAAAACCCACCAATTGCTCAATCACCTGAAGATTATATAAATTGGTGTAAAGAATATGCTAAGAACAAATTATTTCTTGAGAAAACAAAAAATGATTTAAAAGAAAGGGCACAGAAGTATCTATTTAATGATAACGAAATATACAAAGAATATTATATATTTTTTACTGAGGCTGTAAAAATAGCAGAACAGGGAGAATTGCTAGAAGATAATTGGAAGCCATTTGCTTAA
- a CDS encoding cupin domain-containing protein, translating to MDKIIPHSENEKKEWPSSVIINLPEAFCDIRGSIQPLLDVDMKSSVLIISNAGSVRANHYHKTDWHYCYVLSGEIKYYYRPHGDKKLAKELIIKENQMFFTPPMVDHAMVFDKKTKFLTWSRNSRLQEFYEADVFRIAPINP from the coding sequence ATGGATAAAATAATACCCCATTCAGAGAATGAAAAAAAAGAATGGCCCTCTTCTGTAATTATCAATCTTCCAGAGGCTTTCTGTGATATCAGAGGCTCAATACAGCCACTATTGGATGTTGATATGAAAAGTTCTGTCTTAATAATTTCAAATGCAGGATCTGTTAGAGCTAATCATTACCATAAAACTGATTGGCATTATTGTTATGTACTCTCTGGAGAAATAAAATATTACTATCGTCCTCATGGGGACAAAAAATTAGCTAAGGAATTAATAATAAAAGAGAATCAAATGTTTTTCACTCCACCTATGGTTGATCATGCCATGGTTTTTGACAAAAAAACTAAATTCTTAACCTGGAGCAGAAATTCAAGGCTGCAAGAATTTTATGAAGCTGATGTTTTTAGAATTGCTCCAATAAACCCGTAA